The Haloarchaeobius amylolyticus genome window below encodes:
- a CDS encoding amino acid permease encodes MKELERDLGLPSVFAISIGAMIGSGIFILPALALEIAGPAVIVAYLLAGLLVVPAALSKSEMATAMPEAGGTYIYIERGMGPLLGTIAGVGTWFSLSFKGALALVGGVPYLLLLFDLPLKPVAIGLAALLILVNLVGAKQTGRLQLAIVVVMLAALGWFAAGSATSVQSANYGNFFDAGVGGLLAATGLVFVSYAGVTKVASIAEEVENPSRNIPLGILGSLAFTTLLYVAIVAVLVGITEPGSVAGSLTPVAVAAEVTLGQAGVVAVILAAILALVSTANAGILSSSRYPFAMSRDALAPPSLSTISERFGTPVTSITLTGAVLLALIAFVPILEIAKLASAFQIMVFVLINVAVVAFREGETEYAPTFRSPLYPWVQGFGAVAGVGLLTQMGPIALAGAAVITLGSVLWYLAYVRPRVGREGVATAAIRRQVGKGALTDIEADDDQTHEVLVAVTKAVGEHRERALVALAADLVRERDGRVVVVRFEEVPDQAPLTDEVTVQSSSDLSFETRVEALADEFGVAVEADEIVSHDTKHAIVNVAEHSGVDAILTEHEPLRLRSRLFGDPVDWVVRHAPCDVLLVDNVGYDSPERVALAGDGRPYTALEVSLAEAVARANDGRIALWEPVDSADPDDHGSTDDRPDTGGAYRAGLADVLSVPMSTEPVRADGGRLANPDLLVRTGADPRLRSALLDRRPAVPRPGCTTLTVYPRAARRPSFARRVLERWVF; translated from the coding sequence ATGAAGGAACTCGAACGCGACCTCGGCCTCCCCTCGGTGTTCGCCATCAGCATCGGCGCGATGATCGGCAGCGGCATCTTCATCCTGCCGGCACTCGCCCTCGAGATCGCCGGCCCGGCCGTCATCGTCGCCTACCTGCTCGCCGGGCTGCTCGTGGTCCCGGCCGCACTCTCGAAGTCCGAGATGGCCACCGCGATGCCAGAGGCCGGCGGGACCTACATCTACATCGAACGCGGGATGGGGCCCCTGCTGGGCACCATCGCGGGCGTCGGGACGTGGTTCTCGCTCTCGTTCAAGGGCGCACTCGCCCTCGTCGGGGGCGTGCCGTACCTGTTGCTCCTGTTCGACCTGCCGCTGAAGCCGGTCGCCATCGGCCTCGCGGCGCTGCTCATCCTGGTGAACCTCGTCGGCGCGAAACAGACCGGGCGCCTCCAGCTGGCCATCGTCGTGGTCATGCTGGCCGCCCTCGGCTGGTTCGCCGCCGGGAGCGCCACGAGCGTCCAGTCGGCCAACTACGGGAACTTCTTCGACGCGGGGGTCGGCGGCCTGCTGGCCGCCACGGGCCTGGTGTTCGTCTCCTACGCGGGCGTCACCAAGGTCGCGAGCATCGCCGAGGAGGTCGAGAACCCGAGCCGGAACATCCCGCTCGGCATCCTCGGATCGCTGGCGTTCACGACCCTGCTGTACGTGGCCATCGTGGCCGTCCTCGTCGGCATCACCGAACCCGGCAGCGTCGCCGGGTCGCTGACGCCGGTCGCCGTCGCCGCCGAGGTGACCCTCGGGCAGGCGGGCGTCGTCGCGGTCATCCTCGCGGCCATCCTCGCGCTCGTCTCGACGGCCAACGCCGGCATCCTCTCGTCGTCGCGCTACCCGTTCGCGATGAGCCGGGACGCGCTGGCGCCGCCGTCGCTCTCGACCATCAGCGAGCGCTTCGGGACGCCCGTCACCTCCATCACGCTCACGGGCGCGGTGCTGCTCGCGCTCATCGCGTTCGTCCCCATCCTCGAGATCGCCAAACTGGCCAGCGCCTTCCAGATCATGGTGTTCGTGCTCATCAACGTCGCCGTGGTCGCGTTCCGCGAGGGCGAGACCGAGTACGCACCGACGTTCCGGTCGCCACTGTACCCGTGGGTGCAGGGCTTCGGCGCGGTCGCCGGGGTCGGCCTCCTGACCCAGATGGGACCCATCGCGCTCGCCGGCGCGGCCGTCATCACGCTCGGGAGCGTCCTCTGGTACCTCGCCTACGTCCGCCCCCGCGTCGGCCGCGAGGGCGTCGCGACGGCCGCCATCCGGCGACAGGTCGGCAAGGGTGCCCTCACCGACATCGAGGCCGACGACGACCAGACCCACGAGGTCCTCGTCGCCGTCACGAAGGCAGTTGGCGAGCACCGCGAGCGCGCACTCGTCGCGCTGGCGGCCGACCTCGTCAGAGAACGCGACGGCCGGGTGGTCGTGGTCCGGTTCGAGGAGGTCCCGGACCAGGCGCCCCTCACCGACGAGGTGACCGTCCAGTCCTCGTCGGACCTCTCCTTCGAGACGCGGGTGGAGGCCCTCGCCGACGAGTTCGGCGTCGCGGTCGAGGCCGACGAGATCGTCAGTCACGACACGAAACACGCCATCGTCAACGTCGCCGAACACAGCGGCGTCGACGCCATCCTGACCGAGCACGAACCGCTCCGGCTCCGGTCGCGGCTGTTCGGCGACCCGGTCGACTGGGTCGTCCGCCACGCCCCCTGCGACGTGCTCCTCGTGGATAACGTCGGATACGACAGCCCGGAACGGGTCGCGCTGGCGGGCGACGGGCGCCCGTACACGGCGCTGGAGGTGAGCCTCGCCGAGGCGGTGGCCAGGGCCAACGATGGCCGCATCGCGCTCTGGGAGCCGGTCGATTCGGCGGACCCGGACGACCACGGCAGCACGGACGACCGGCCGGACACCGGCGGTGCCTACCGCGCCGGCCTCGCGGACGTGCTCTCGGTCCCCATGTCGACCGAGCCGGTCCGCGCCGACGGCGGTCGGCTGGCGAACCCGGACCTGCTGGTGCGAACCGGCGCCGACCCCCGGCTCCGGAGCGCGCTGCTCGACCGTCGGCCGGCGGTTCCGCGGCCGGGCTGTACGACCCTGACCGTCTACCCGCGGGCCGCGCGGCGGCCGTCGTTCGCCCGCCGGGTGCTCGAACGCTGGGTCTTCTGA
- a CDS encoding Lrp/AsnC family transcriptional regulator: MKDGELDSVDRAILYHLQQDARRTSSNDIAEQLDLSPSTVRTRLNKLEESGIIRGYHVDIDYDLAGYPLYTKIICTAPVPERDTLATKAREVHGVTAVREIMTGKRNVYVNAIGKTHDDLNRIASELDELGLDIVDEQIIRDEYVCPYHGFLETDEAPDGDESDEESE, encoded by the coding sequence ATGAAAGACGGCGAACTGGATTCCGTCGACAGGGCCATCCTCTACCACCTCCAGCAGGACGCTCGTCGGACCTCCTCGAACGACATCGCCGAGCAACTCGACCTCTCCCCGAGCACGGTCCGGACGCGGCTCAACAAGCTCGAGGAGAGCGGTATCATCCGCGGCTACCACGTCGACATCGACTACGACCTGGCCGGCTACCCGCTCTACACGAAGATCATCTGCACCGCGCCGGTGCCCGAGCGCGACACCCTCGCCACGAAGGCCCGGGAGGTCCACGGTGTGACGGCGGTCCGCGAGATCATGACCGGGAAGCGCAACGTCTACGTCAACGCCATCGGCAAGACCCACGACGACCTCAACCGCATCGCCAGCGAACTCGACGAGCTGGGCCTCGACATCGTCGACGAGCAGATAATCCGGGACGAGTACGTCTGCCCCTACCACGGGTTCCTGGAGACCGACGAGGCACCGGACGGCGACGAGAGCGACGAGGAGAGCGAGTAG
- a CDS encoding inorganic phosphate transporter produces the protein MTGLVFWVLVALATVTSFATAWALGANSNSPPFAPAIGANAVSTMRAAFLIGILAALGALTQGGSISETVGSGLIDGIAFTSLAATTGLLTATAFMAFGVYTGYPVPAAFATTGAMVGVGLSLGGAPAFDTYRRIALFWALVPPVSGGLAYLTAKMLRRDDIPETVAIPLLAGVVGGIVANIQLSIIPSPTGASQESVAGFVSGVVPVLTVGGVEVATVVVTLAFAAVSFHLIRRRTQTSVDRGVKTFLIVLGSVVAFSSGGSQVGLATGPLENLYRGELGLPVIGLLALGSTGILTGAWMGAPRLLQATSREYAQLGIRRSIAALVPGFVIAQVAIALGIPISFNNIIISGVIGGGLAGGSAGVSRRKIGLTVGFWFFTLGTSIVIGFGLYRAFATVLGV, from the coding sequence ATGACGGGGCTCGTGTTCTGGGTCCTCGTCGCGCTCGCGACCGTCACCAGTTTCGCCACGGCGTGGGCGCTCGGTGCGAACAGCAACTCGCCGCCGTTCGCCCCGGCCATCGGCGCGAACGCCGTCTCGACGATGCGCGCCGCCTTCCTCATCGGTATCCTCGCCGCACTGGGTGCGCTCACGCAGGGCGGGAGCATCTCGGAGACCGTCGGGTCGGGGCTCATCGACGGCATCGCGTTCACGTCGCTGGCGGCGACCACCGGCCTCCTGACCGCCACCGCCTTCATGGCGTTCGGTGTCTACACCGGCTACCCGGTGCCGGCCGCGTTCGCGACCACGGGGGCGATGGTCGGCGTCGGGCTGTCGCTCGGTGGGGCACCCGCGTTCGACACGTACCGGCGCATCGCGCTGTTCTGGGCGCTCGTGCCGCCCGTCTCCGGTGGGCTCGCGTACCTCACGGCCAAGATGTTGCGTCGTGACGACATCCCGGAGACGGTGGCGATTCCCCTGCTCGCGGGCGTCGTCGGCGGCATCGTCGCGAACATCCAGCTGAGCATCATCCCGTCTCCGACGGGTGCGTCACAGGAGTCGGTGGCCGGGTTCGTCTCGGGCGTCGTCCCGGTCCTGACCGTCGGGGGCGTCGAGGTGGCCACCGTCGTCGTGACGCTGGCCTTCGCCGCCGTGAGCTTCCACCTCATCCGCCGACGAACCCAGACCTCCGTCGACAGGGGGGTCAAGACCTTCCTCATCGTGCTCGGGAGCGTCGTCGCGTTCTCCAGCGGCGGCAGCCAGGTGGGACTGGCGACCGGGCCGCTGGAGAACCTCTACCGCGGCGAACTGGGACTGCCGGTCATCGGGCTGCTGGCGCTCGGGTCGACTGGCATCCTCACCGGGGCGTGGATGGGCGCGCCACGACTGCTGCAGGCCACGTCCCGCGAGTACGCACAGCTCGGCATCCGACGCTCCATCGCCGCGCTGGTGCCCGGGTTCGTCATCGCACAGGTCGCCATCGCGCTCGGCATCCCCATCTCGTTCAACAACATCATCATCTCCGGCGTGATCGGTGGCGGGCTCGCCGGTGGCTCCGCCGGCGTCTCCCGCCGGAAGATCGGTCTCACCGTCGGGTTCTGGTTCTTCACGCTCGGGACGTCGATAGTGATAGGCTTCGGGCTCTACCGGGCCTTCGCCACGGTGCTCGGCGTGTGA
- a CDS encoding universal stress protein, which produces MQPSHVLVPLDGSPLADDALAHALAVFDCPVTVLNVVTPLDSGMSEGGVIEVDSSRETTAQERAESLIADAKRRVEAAGQTVDTAVETGDPAETILAYVSDHDVDHVVMGGHGGERNALTRRLLGTVASTVVGESPVPVTVIK; this is translated from the coding sequence ATGCAACCATCCCACGTCCTCGTCCCGCTGGACGGGTCGCCACTCGCAGACGACGCGCTGGCACACGCACTCGCCGTCTTCGACTGTCCGGTGACGGTCTTGAACGTGGTGACGCCGCTCGATAGCGGCATGAGCGAGGGAGGTGTCATCGAGGTGGACTCGTCACGGGAGACGACCGCGCAGGAACGGGCCGAGTCCCTCATCGCGGACGCGAAACGCCGGGTCGAGGCGGCGGGCCAGACCGTAGACACCGCGGTCGAGACCGGCGACCCGGCGGAGACCATCCTCGCGTACGTCAGCGACCACGATGTCGACCACGTCGTGATGGGCGGCCACGGCGGGGAACGCAACGCACTCACCCGTCGTCTCCTCGGGACCGTCGCGTCGACCGTCGTCGGCGAATCCCCCGTCCCGGTGACGGTCATCAAGTGA
- a CDS encoding type II toxin-antitoxin system HicB family antitoxin, with amino-acid sequence MASSTRDGSPHDDEIRLWREDSWWVAEDVESGVTTQGESREAALANLDEAVALHNDEVGREPTDEELREMGIDPADNATGEQEPPDVLE; translated from the coding sequence ATGGCCAGTTCGACGCGAGATGGGTCGCCACACGACGACGAGATCCGTCTGTGGCGCGAGGATAGCTGGTGGGTCGCCGAAGACGTCGAGTCAGGTGTCACCACACAGGGGGAGTCCCGCGAGGCCGCACTGGCGAACCTCGACGAGGCAGTTGCACTCCACAACGACGAGGTCGGCAGAGAACCGACCGACGAAGAACTCCGTGAGATGGGTATCGACCCTGCGGACAACGCGACTGGTGAACAGGAGCCGCCGGACGTTCTCGAATAG
- a CDS encoding NAD(P)/FAD-dependent oxidoreductase translates to MTRPDAETDPFLSYLGTYRLPDRFDRSGRSAAVVGGAMAGLAAAHALRTLEYDVTLYERQSYDEKRVNCGEAMTNVSMLPMAKTRTNGFANHTPAFDVEVYTGDTGARQLAGKGRFPSEHGYVTDRNLVERTWARQLDDRGVDVVENHGVSKAEFESLQAEHDIVVDATGQPSMASKVEGTTGEYAGAMTALNADVEGDFSDLYPDSLIIFENYLGYSWAFPKSKTRANVGIGWAQDKKPDDYMAAFERACERNDWPVPTREEANVYTIPRGPSLDPRRTYLPEKRVVRVGDAAGIANRFTGKGISQAVESSYLMAKLAAEDKLVDYPQHLYRRLRNEYRLAYIVRGALEDGRPDLLGGVMDAVSGIDVEEVDRNPKKAFLRLARRPKLLAGLLQNETMRTRLYRAYTDDWEYKHIPGAT, encoded by the coding sequence ATGACGCGACCCGACGCCGAGACGGACCCGTTCCTCTCCTACCTCGGCACCTACCGGCTCCCGGACCGCTTCGACCGCTCGGGGCGGTCGGCCGCGGTCGTCGGCGGTGCGATGGCCGGCCTCGCCGCCGCCCACGCCCTGCGGACGCTCGAGTACGACGTGACGCTCTACGAACGCCAGTCCTACGACGAGAAACGGGTGAACTGCGGCGAGGCGATGACGAACGTCTCGATGCTCCCGATGGCGAAGACCCGGACGAACGGCTTCGCGAACCACACGCCCGCCTTCGACGTGGAGGTCTACACCGGCGACACCGGTGCCCGCCAGCTCGCGGGCAAGGGCCGGTTCCCGTCGGAACACGGCTACGTCACGGACCGGAACCTCGTCGAGCGGACGTGGGCGAGACAGCTCGACGACCGGGGTGTCGACGTGGTCGAGAACCACGGCGTCTCGAAGGCCGAGTTCGAGTCCCTGCAGGCCGAACACGACATCGTCGTCGACGCGACCGGCCAGCCCTCGATGGCGAGCAAGGTCGAGGGCACGACCGGGGAGTACGCCGGCGCGATGACCGCCCTCAACGCCGACGTGGAGGGCGACTTCTCGGACCTCTACCCCGACTCGCTCATCATCTTCGAGAACTATCTGGGGTATTCGTGGGCGTTCCCGAAGTCGAAGACGAGAGCCAACGTCGGCATCGGTTGGGCACAGGACAAGAAGCCCGACGACTACATGGCCGCCTTCGAGCGCGCCTGCGAGCGCAACGACTGGCCCGTCCCCACCCGCGAGGAGGCCAACGTCTACACCATCCCGCGCGGCCCCTCGCTCGACCCCCGGCGCACCTACCTGCCCGAGAAGCGCGTCGTCCGGGTGGGCGACGCTGCCGGCATCGCGAACCGTTTCACCGGCAAGGGCATCTCGCAGGCCGTCGAATCCTCGTACCTGATGGCGAAACTCGCCGCCGAGGACAAGCTCGTCGACTACCCGCAGCACCTCTACCGGCGCCTGCGCAACGAGTACCGCCTCGCCTACATCGTCCGGGGTGCCCTGGAGGACGGCCGCCCGGACCTCCTCGGTGGCGTGATGGACGCCGTCTCGGGCATCGACGTGGAGGAGGTCGACCGCAACCCGAAGAAGGCGTTCCTCCGACTGGCGCGTCGCCCGAAACTGCTCGCGGGCCTGCTCCAGAACGAGACGATGCGGACCCGGCTCTACCGCGCCTACACCGACGACTGGGAGTACAAGCACATCCCGGGCGCGACGTGA
- a CDS encoding NAD(P)/FAD-dependent oxidoreductase encodes MKRVDVAIVGGGPAGTCAAMEAAYHGADALVLEKGVPRADREGLGPDSTDAAGMLDYWVDIMDFDPDEFPDGIVLQELDAVDFVGPTETTTLHSTGIDSSYDEFGYTFQRARMDDWLREQAEEEGATYEVGVSVRSVDSDLDAEYRHTVHLADGEDVEARYLVLADGPQRTVTIPTLDQFMPAGKSVSDVLSPPTANHIAYQEHREVPEELFEEDRLKFWWGWMPGETAYPWIFPNDGNVARIGLTMPIGMTLDDVENPEAYRLLDPDDESLPRAGEYIRRLLEIEYGDEYDIEEDFPLVEDRGKSGGTETYPISSTKPIESPTAAGIAVAGGAMGTTSAFHEGGYHVACRTGKIAGRLAAVDSLDRYNDVWRKAVGDELVRNVTFADIVAEYGPDDWDETFQMTNKLLSDGSDGSLIKSRLSGGISGLKLLATYKRTKRSLRKNGYVQLTEDDYAV; translated from the coding sequence ATGAAGCGCGTTGACGTGGCCATCGTCGGCGGCGGGCCGGCCGGCACATGTGCCGCCATGGAAGCGGCCTATCACGGTGCGGACGCCCTCGTCCTGGAGAAGGGGGTGCCCCGCGCCGACCGAGAGGGCCTCGGCCCCGACTCGACGGACGCGGCCGGGATGCTCGACTACTGGGTCGACATCATGGACTTCGACCCCGACGAGTTCCCCGACGGCATCGTCCTGCAGGAGCTCGACGCGGTCGACTTCGTCGGCCCGACCGAGACGACGACCCTCCACAGCACCGGCATCGACTCCTCCTACGACGAGTTCGGCTACACCTTCCAGCGGGCCCGGATGGACGACTGGCTCCGCGAGCAGGCCGAGGAGGAGGGCGCGACCTACGAGGTCGGCGTCTCCGTCAGGAGCGTCGACTCGGACCTCGACGCCGAGTACCGCCACACCGTCCACCTCGCCGACGGCGAGGACGTCGAGGCGCGCTACCTCGTGCTCGCCGACGGCCCCCAGCGCACCGTCACCATCCCGACGCTGGACCAGTTCATGCCCGCGGGCAAGAGCGTCTCCGACGTGTTGAGCCCGCCGACGGCGAACCACATCGCCTACCAGGAGCACCGCGAGGTGCCCGAGGAACTGTTCGAGGAGGACCGCCTGAAGTTCTGGTGGGGCTGGATGCCCGGCGAGACCGCCTACCCGTGGATCTTCCCGAACGACGGCAACGTCGCCCGCATCGGCCTGACGATGCCCATCGGGATGACGCTCGACGACGTGGAGAACCCCGAGGCGTACCGCCTGCTCGACCCCGACGACGAGTCGCTCCCCCGCGCCGGCGAGTACATCCGCCGGCTGCTGGAGATCGAGTACGGCGACGAGTACGACATCGAGGAGGACTTCCCCCTCGTCGAGGACCGCGGGAAATCGGGCGGTACCGAGACCTACCCCATCTCCTCGACGAAGCCCATCGAGTCCCCGACCGCGGCCGGCATCGCGGTCGCCGGCGGCGCCATGGGCACCACCTCGGCGTTCCACGAGGGCGGCTACCACGTCGCCTGCCGGACCGGCAAGATCGCCGGCCGGCTCGCCGCCGTCGACTCGCTCGACCGGTACAACGACGTCTGGCGGAAGGCCGTCGGCGACGAACTGGTCCGGAACGTCACCTTCGCCGACATCGTCGCCGAGTACGGCCCCGACGACTGGGACGAGACGTTCCAGATGACGAACAAACTGCTCAGCGACGGCAGCGACGGCTCGCTCATCAAGAGCCGCCTCTCCGGTGGCATCTCCGGGCTGAAACTCCTCGCGACGTACAAGCGCACCAAGCGCTCGCTCCGCAAGAACGGCTACGTCCAGCTCACCGAGGACGACTACGCGGTCTGA
- a CDS encoding enoyl-CoA hydratase/isomerase family protein, which produces MSDYDHVTVERTDGVGRIVIDRPEKYNSLAPETAADLRDAADDLAGDDDVRCLTLTGAGPAFCTGADLTTFEGDSTDSKRLDTLAGRLHGAVETLATAPKPTITAVNGVAAGGGLGLALAGDVVLAHEDSRFEFTYPRIGLSGDGGSTWFLPRLVGYRKAREIALLDEPIPAEQAVEDGLATEVVADEDWPDRVDAVATDLAGGPTKAFGTVKRLLDKSDERTLSAQLSAEKDAISRLANSGDYERGYAAFFGDEEAEFEGN; this is translated from the coding sequence ATGAGCGACTACGACCACGTGACCGTCGAGCGAACCGACGGCGTCGGCCGCATCGTCATCGACCGCCCGGAGAAGTACAACTCGCTGGCGCCGGAGACCGCCGCGGACCTCCGCGATGCGGCCGACGACCTCGCCGGTGACGACGACGTCCGGTGTCTCACCCTCACGGGCGCCGGCCCGGCGTTCTGTACCGGGGCCGACCTCACGACGTTCGAGGGCGACAGCACCGACTCGAAGCGCCTCGACACCCTCGCGGGACGGCTCCACGGCGCGGTCGAGACGCTGGCGACCGCGCCCAAGCCGACCATCACGGCCGTCAACGGGGTCGCCGCGGGTGGCGGCCTCGGCCTCGCGCTCGCGGGCGACGTGGTGCTCGCCCACGAGGACTCGCGCTTCGAGTTCACCTACCCCCGCATCGGCCTGTCGGGCGACGGCGGCTCGACGTGGTTCCTGCCGCGCCTCGTCGGCTACCGGAAGGCCCGCGAGATCGCCCTGCTCGACGAACCCATCCCGGCCGAACAGGCCGTCGAGGACGGGCTCGCGACCGAGGTCGTCGCGGACGAGGACTGGCCGGACCGGGTGGACGCGGTCGCGACCGACCTCGCCGGTGGCCCGACGAAGGCCTTCGGGACGGTCAAGCGCCTGCTGGACAAGTCCGACGAACGGACCCTCTCGGCACAGCTCTCGGCCGAGAAGGACGCCATCTCGCGGCTGGCCAACTCCGGCGACTACGAGCGCGGCTACGCGGCGTTCTTCGGCGACGAGGAGGCCGAGTTCGAGGGGAACTGA
- a CDS encoding D-2-hydroxyacid dehydrogenase, whose translation MSDAPAVLVLRKGAHGIPIEQYAEALRDRLPDHDVTLARTPKEEREGIEDAEIVTGMWLTDELLDHAENLELFACAYAGTGHLPRDRLAEQGVTLTNASGVHGPNIGEHVLGAILTFSRRFHEGFRRQREREWRSYETHELEGSTVTIVGLGALGQATAKRLEGFGVETVGVRYSPDKGGPTDEVIGFDEDALHDALARTDYLVLACPLTDLTEGLVGTSELVTLPPEAVVVNVARGPVVETDALLNALRSRWIRGASLDVTDPEPLPSDHDLWNLGNVQITPHNAGHTPHYYERLADIVASNVRHVTETGEYEGLENQVQV comes from the coding sequence ATGAGCGACGCCCCAGCCGTGCTGGTGCTTCGAAAAGGCGCACACGGAATCCCCATCGAGCAGTACGCCGAGGCCCTGCGCGACCGCCTGCCGGACCACGACGTCACCCTCGCCCGCACCCCGAAAGAAGAGCGCGAGGGTATCGAGGACGCCGAGATCGTCACCGGCATGTGGCTCACCGACGAGTTGCTGGATCACGCGGAGAACCTCGAACTGTTCGCCTGCGCCTACGCCGGGACCGGGCACCTCCCCCGGGACCGTCTGGCCGAGCAGGGCGTCACCCTCACGAACGCCTCGGGCGTCCACGGCCCGAACATCGGTGAGCACGTCCTCGGGGCCATCCTGACGTTCTCGCGGCGGTTCCACGAGGGCTTCCGGCGTCAGCGCGAGCGCGAGTGGCGGAGCTACGAGACCCACGAGCTGGAGGGCTCGACCGTCACCATCGTCGGCCTGGGTGCGCTCGGGCAGGCGACCGCGAAGCGCCTGGAGGGCTTCGGCGTCGAGACAGTCGGCGTCCGCTACTCGCCGGACAAGGGCGGCCCGACCGACGAGGTCATCGGCTTCGACGAGGACGCCCTCCACGACGCCCTCGCCCGCACCGACTACCTCGTCCTCGCGTGTCCCCTGACCGACCTGACCGAGGGCCTCGTCGGCACCTCCGAACTCGTCACGCTTCCGCCGGAGGCGGTCGTCGTCAACGTCGCCCGCGGGCCGGTCGTCGAGACCGACGCGCTGCTCAACGCGCTCCGGAGCCGGTGGATCCGCGGCGCGTCACTGGACGTGACCGACCCCGAGCCGCTGCCCTCCGACCACGACCTCTGGAACCTCGGCAACGTCCAGATCACCCCGCACAACGCCGGGCACACCCCGCACTACTACGAGCGACTCGCCGACATCGTGGCCTCGAACGTCCGCCACGTCACCGAGACGGGCGAGTACGAGGGCCTGGAGAACCAGGTGCAGGTGTAG
- a CDS encoding cytochrome P450: MPQQTTDWRPPGPRGLPVLGSTLDFQRDPFGFRTKVARTYGPVASFDVLTETFYLLTGPEHIERVLVHENEKFIKGDIFQTLLSPVVGQGLLTSEGEQWRKQRHRIQPAFAPDALTHYADIMVEETEDELATWTPGEVRNVHEDMLALTGEIVARSLFGVDVSDRTEVVAEALDVVMGYAESLSSSMVPNWVPTPGKRRFDEAMQVLEAVVEDIIEERRADPGDDVISALLAAEDEDGRTMSDEQLRDEVMTLFLAGHETTALSLSFTLFVLAQHPDIEDRLVTELDENLDGATPTVADLGDLPYLERVVKESMRLYPPVHAIIREPTEDVVFDGYRIPAGSPVSMPQWTVHRDPAHYDDPMAFRPDRWTDDFEAELPRYAYFPFGGGPRRCIGDRFAMMEARLVLASILQTYHLELVSDPSLDLAASITTRPTSPIEMRVHERYDSP; the protein is encoded by the coding sequence ATGCCCCAGCAGACGACGGACTGGCGGCCGCCGGGTCCCCGCGGCCTCCCCGTCCTCGGCAGTACCCTCGACTTCCAGCGCGACCCCTTCGGCTTCCGGACGAAGGTCGCCCGGACCTACGGCCCGGTGGCGAGTTTCGACGTGCTCACCGAGACGTTCTACCTCCTGACCGGCCCCGAGCATATCGAGCGCGTCCTCGTCCACGAGAACGAGAAGTTCATCAAGGGCGATATCTTCCAGACGTTGCTCTCGCCGGTGGTCGGCCAGGGCCTGCTCACCAGCGAGGGCGAGCAGTGGCGCAAACAGCGCCACCGCATCCAGCCCGCCTTCGCCCCCGACGCCCTCACGCACTACGCCGACATCATGGTCGAGGAGACCGAGGACGAACTGGCGACCTGGACCCCCGGCGAGGTCCGCAACGTCCACGAGGACATGCTGGCCCTGACCGGCGAGATCGTCGCGCGGTCGCTGTTCGGCGTGGACGTGAGCGACCGGACCGAGGTCGTCGCCGAGGCGCTGGACGTGGTGATGGGCTACGCGGAGTCGCTCTCCTCGTCGATGGTCCCGAACTGGGTGCCGACCCCGGGGAAGCGACGGTTCGACGAGGCGATGCAGGTGCTCGAGGCGGTCGTCGAGGACATCATCGAGGAGCGCCGCGCCGACCCCGGCGACGACGTCATCTCCGCGCTCCTCGCGGCCGAGGACGAGGACGGCCGGACGATGAGCGACGAGCAGCTCCGCGACGAGGTGATGACGCTGTTCCTCGCCGGCCACGAGACGACCGCGCTCTCGCTGTCGTTCACCCTGTTCGTGCTCGCCCAGCACCCAGACATCGAGGACCGACTGGTGACGGAACTCGACGAGAATCTCGATGGCGCGACCCCGACCGTGGCCGACCTCGGGGACCTGCCCTACCTCGAACGCGTCGTGAAGGAGTCGATGCGGCTCTACCCGCCGGTCCACGCCATCATCCGGGAACCGACCGAGGACGTGGTGTTCGACGGGTACCGGATTCCGGCCGGCTCGCCCGTCTCGATGCCCCAGTGGACGGTCCACCGCGACCCGGCACACTACGACGACCCGATGGCGTTCCGGCCCGACCGCTGGACCGACGACTTCGAGGCCGAACTGCCCAGATACGCCTACTTCCCGTTCGGTGGCGGGCCCCGGCGGTGCATCGGCGACCGGTTCGCCATGATGGAAGCGCGGCTGGTGCTCGCCAGCATCCTGCAGACGTACCACCTCGAACTCGTCTCGGACCCGTCGCTGGACCTCGCCGCGAGCATCACGACGCGGCCGACCTCGCCCATCGAGATGCGGGTCCACGAGCGGTATGACAGCCCCTGA